The Armatimonadota bacterium genome includes a region encoding these proteins:
- a CDS encoding STAS domain-containing protein yields the protein MDFKVNLEYDGEMPVVIVTGDLDFDTSPHLAKCLQQLIESNHTTFCVDLTSVEYMDSEGLKALIKAYHELKGQGKIQVRGTHGSIRRIFEISGLHKLFDIK from the coding sequence ATGGACTTCAAAGTAAACCTCGAATACGATGGCGAAATGCCTGTCGTCATTGTAACTGGTGATCTCGACTTTGATACATCCCCGCACCTCGCCAAATGTCTCCAACAACTAATAGAAAGTAATCATACCACATTTTGCGTAGACCTAACTAGCGTCGAATACATGGATTCGGAGGGATTGAAAGCTCTTATTAAAGCTTACCATGAGCTAAAAGGACAAGGGAAAATTCAGGTGAGAGGAACTCATGGCTCAATCCGCCGAATATTTGAAATCTCAGGTCTACACAAACTTTTCGACATCAAATGA
- a CDS encoding MFS transporter, with the protein MFAALRHRNYRLYWSGILISAIGSWVQTIAQGWLVFKLTNSSLMLGTVLFLNSIPFTALSLFAGVIADRVDRRKLLLLTQSILALSAFILGVLITIGSIRIWHIMGLAFLSGCANAFDIPTRHSSIPFLVAKEHIMNAIALQSAAFNSARIIGPAIAGILVEHIGIGRCFFVNSVSFLAVIAALILIRIKSPKTAERADVLSEFRQGMRYVWEHSTIRTLIIMVAFPSVFSMPYTTLMPVFADRVLKVGVTGYGTLMSAVGIGALVGALNLAFFSNSQRKGLILSIASVSLAVMLILFANSKIFPLSLVFLVGLGFMNVTYLATTNTLVQSIVPDNLRGRVVSAYLFAFQGLLPLGHIQAGALANIIGAQATLTIGGIICGSAATLMLLCQPKVRSLK; encoded by the coding sequence TTGTTCGCCGCACTCAGACACCGAAATTATAGGCTGTATTGGTCAGGAATACTGATCTCAGCCATTGGTAGCTGGGTGCAGACAATTGCTCAGGGATGGCTTGTCTTCAAGCTAACAAACTCCTCCCTGATGCTTGGCACAGTGCTGTTTCTAAATAGTATTCCCTTCACAGCGCTGTCGCTTTTCGCGGGGGTGATTGCAGACCGGGTTGACCGCCGAAAGTTACTTCTGCTGACCCAAAGCATATTGGCACTTTCGGCTTTCATATTGGGGGTGCTCATCACTATTGGGAGCATTAGAATTTGGCATATAATGGGGTTGGCGTTTTTAAGTGGATGTGCAAACGCTTTCGATATCCCCACACGCCATTCGAGCATCCCTTTCCTTGTTGCAAAAGAGCACATAATGAATGCAATTGCTTTGCAGTCGGCAGCGTTCAACAGCGCACGTATCATTGGGCCGGCGATTGCAGGGATACTTGTAGAACACATCGGGATAGGACGGTGTTTTTTCGTTAATTCGGTTAGTTTTTTGGCGGTCATTGCGGCCTTAATATTAATAAGAATTAAAAGTCCGAAGACTGCAGAGCGAGCCGACGTGCTCTCTGAGTTTCGACAAGGGATGAGATATGTTTGGGAGCACAGCACCATTAGGACTCTTATCATTATGGTGGCTTTCCCCAGTGTGTTTTCGATGCCTTATACGACGTTGATGCCTGTATTTGCAGACCGAGTGCTAAAAGTTGGCGTGACTGGCTACGGGACCCTAATGTCGGCAGTAGGTATAGGAGCACTTGTTGGAGCATTGAATCTTGCTTTTTTTAGCAATTCCCAGAGGAAAGGCTTGATTCTCTCCATAGCGTCGGTCTCGCTTGCAGTTATGCTGATACTTTTTGCAAATTCAAAGATATTTCCCTTGTCGCTGGTTTTTTTGGTTGGCCTTGGTTTTATGAATGTAACTTACCTTGCAACGACAAATACGCTTGTGCAGAGCATTGTGCCGGATAATCTTAGGGGGCGCGTTGTGAGCGCATACTTATTTGCATTCCAAGGCCTTTTGCCACTTGGGCATATCCAAGCGGGGGCGCTGGCAAATATAATTGGAGCGCAAGCGACGTTGACTATTGGTGGTATTATCTGCGGCAGCGCCGCTACTCTGATGCTCTTATGTCAACCCAAAGTAAGGTCCCTTAAGTGA